A window of the Henckelia pumila isolate YLH828 chromosome 3, ASM3356847v2, whole genome shotgun sequence genome harbors these coding sequences:
- the LOC140890824 gene encoding LOW QUALITY PROTEIN: F-box/kelch-repeat protein At5g60570-like (The sequence of the model RefSeq protein was modified relative to this genomic sequence to represent the inferred CDS: inserted 2 bases in 1 codon), which translates to MDSKANKLTKFVFSSFDRNKSSFTFVVGEGIRKILRGEDDDGHXFIIESSDSFLPGLLDDVALTCLARAYRSDYASLSFLNARFNRLIKSGYLYELRRQLGIVEHWVYMVCDPRGWEAFDPFRKKWMRLPKIPCDDCFNCADKESLAVGNELLVFGRELFEFAIWKYSLTRRVWVKCEGMNRPRCLFASGSLGSIAIVAGGSDKDGNVLKSAELYNSLTGKWEMLPSMHSPRRLCSGFFMDKKFYVIGGMTSPTDSLTCGEEFDLNARKWRKIEGMYPNVNRAAQAPPLVAVVDNQLYAVEYATNMVKKYNKEKNSWDEVGRLPVRADSSNGWGLAFKSCGDALLVVGGQRGPEGEAIVLNSWHPKSGVKNDTLDWKIIGVKEHSGVFVYNCAIMGC; encoded by the exons ATGGATTCAAAAGCCAACAAGCTAACAAAGTTTGTGTTTTCATCTTTTGATCGAAATAAGTCAAGTTTTACTTTTGTGGTTGGAGAAGGTATAAGAAAGATATTGAGAGGAGAAGATGATGATGGCCA TTTCATTATTGAATCAAGTGATTCTTTTCTCCCTGGTTTGCTTGATGACGTTGCATTGACGTGTCTTGCTCGAGCTTATAGATCAGATTATGCTTCTTTGTCATTCTTAAATGCAAGATTCAATAGGCTGATTAAAAGTGGGTATTTGTACGAGCTGAGAAGGCAGTTGGGGATTGTGGAGCATTGGGTGTATATGGTTTGTGATCCAAGAGGGTGGGAGGCATTTGATCCCTTCAGGAAGAAATGGATGAGATTGCCTAAAATTCCTTGCGATGACTGTTTTAATTGTGCTGATAAGGAGTCATTGGCTGTGGGGAATGAGTTGTTGGTTTTCGGACGTGAGCTGTTCGAGTTTGCCATTTGGAAGTACAGCCTGACTCGCCGTGTTTGGGTCAAGTGTGAAGGAATGAATCGTCCTCGTTGTCTTTTTGCATCAGGTAGTCTTGGATCAATAGCCATTGTAGCTGGAGGAAGCGACAAGGATGGGAACGTGTTAAAATCTGCCGAGCTTTACAATTCCTTAACTGGTAAGTGGGAAATGTTGCCGAGCATGCACTCTCCTCGTAGATTATGCTCTGGATTTTTCATggataaaaaattttatgttattggtgGAATGACTAGTCCCACCGACTCGTTAACTTGTGGGGAGGAGTTTGACCTTAATGCAAGAAAGTGGAGAAAAATCGAGGGCATGTATCCCAATGTCAACCGAGCAGCACAAGCACCTCCTCTTGTTGCAGTAGTTGACAACCAACTCTATGCTGTCGAATATGCGACTAACATGGTGAAGAAGTATAACAAAGAAAAGAACTCGTGGGACGAAGTAGGGAGACTTCCAGTGAGGGCCGATTCATCAAATGGTTGGGGTCTTGCTTTCAAGTCCTGTGGAGATGCACTGCTTGTTGTAGGTGGTCAAAGGGGTCCTGAAGGTGAAGCTATTGTCTTGAATTCCTGGCATCCAAAGTCGGGAGTAAAAAATGACACTTTGGATTGGAAAATTATTGGAGTGAAGGAGCATTCAGGTGTCTTTGTCTACAATTGCGCTATCATGGGTTGCTGA
- the LOC140891554 gene encoding uncharacterized protein: MNYKFLKWQVLRGPLARLLVLRAFMLVLAVIILSLMQMAREFRVIEPMVSDVNECPLNLRSNPSFDAGNFSNISFHPSRDHATLCKESENLTKIVFKELMQKNLLQSNARALCVGEGSASSVSVLHELGFPDASGVDKHPFFSLFKRRFVYELNFEDDHFDFVFSGDLDKVSVPALLVLEIERVLHPGGTGAMLVGARKFYSGGLVRSATTVASFLKSSDVVHVCGVGSFTLVIFKKKVGNFASFEHFQLPNDCPSITKNKPFMKYIEPLAHKDSRQFNLEQSYLPNFMNISSRNKLVYINVGAGEFAKSSIAKMSKPYCSNHHTAFEVFVIDHKMSVLSSFVTDPGITFVYHPALDGDSIAPEITPDEYLSAPIDEKGFDFIFWFNETVSDEDFVVLMMNTKFMELNILVELFKTGAICRVDELFLHCADPADCKTTTCGDCKNLLKSLRKSGVYAHDWLGD, from the coding sequence ATGAACTACAAGTTCTTGAAATGGCAAGTGCTTCGGGGGCCACTGGCGAGGCTTCTGGTGTTAAGGGCCTTTATGCTTGTGCTGGCTGTGATTATTCTCTCTTTGATGCAAATGGCCCGTGAGTTTCGGGTAATCGAGCCCATGGTTtctgatgttaatgaatgcccTTTGAATTTGCGCTCGAACCCGTCTTTCGATGCTGGAAATTTCTCGAATATCTCATTTCATCCGTCAAGGGATCATGCCACATTGTGCAAAGAAAGTGAAAACTTGACTAAAATTGTGTTTAAAGAGTTAATGCAGAAGAACTTGTTGCAATCAAATGCCAGAGCATTATGTGTTGGAGAAGGATCAGCCTCCTCCGTGTCCGTGTTGCACGAGCTGGGATTTCCTGATGCTTCTGGGGTTGACAAGCACCCATTTTTCTCCCTTTTCAAGAGGAGATTTGTGTATGAGCTCAACTTTGAGGATGATCATTTCGACTTTGTGTTCTCAGGAGATCTCGATAAGGTCTCAGTTCCTGCTCTCCTTGTGCTGGAGATTGAGCGTGTATTGCATCCCGGAGGAACAGGTGCAATGCTTGTTGGAGCTCGTAAGTTCTATTCAGGTGGCTTAGTGAGGTCTGCCACCACTGTTGCGTCATTCTTGAAGAGCTCTGATGTTGTTCATGTTTGTGGTGTTGGATCTTTTACACTTGTGATATTTAAGAAGAAAGTTGGAAACTTTGCTTCCTTTGAGCATTTTCAACTTCCAAATGATTGTCCTTCCATCACAAAAAACAAGCCTTTTATGAAGTATATCGAGCCTCTAGCCCACAAGGACTCGAGGCAATTCAACCTGGAGCAATCATATCTCCCCAATTTCATGAATATCTCCTCTAGAAACAAACTGGTTTATATCAATGTCGGTGCGGGGGAATTCGCTAAGTCGAGTATTGCCAAAATGTCGAAGCCGTATTGTTCCAACCATCACACTGCTTTTGAGGTGTTTGTTATTGATCACAAAATGTCTGTTCTCTCGTCTTTTGTTACAGATCCTGGCATCACCTTTGTCTATCATCCGGCTCTAGATGGAGATTCAATTGCACCAGAAATCACCCCTGATGAATATTTGAGTGCTCCCATTGATGAAAAAGGGTTTGACTTTATTTTCTGGTTTAATGAAACAGTATCAGATGAAGATTTCGTGGTCCTTATGATGAACACGAAGTTTATGGAGTTAAACATTCTTGTCGAACTATTCAAAACCGGAGCAATATGCCGTGTCGACGAACTCTTCCTCCACTGTGCAGATCCTGCAGACTGCAAAACAACCACATGCGGAGACTGCAAGAACCTTTTGAAAAGTCTGAGGAAGAGTGGGGTATATGCCCATGATTGGTTGGGAGATTGA